Genomic DNA from Vicugna pacos chromosome 14, VicPac4, whole genome shotgun sequence:
atctagtctaagccctcattgtgcacagaaagaaacggaggctcagaggagaagaggaaagggcgttattaagaaatattgcctcagcgcggcaccaagccagccctgggcccttctgggggaggatctggaaggcccaggagaatgagtgttagaaaatagaaagagaagaagcatataaggccccgtctctacaccaccataccatgaatttccaccaattacccagtatgggtgcagccaatattaaggttgtctgaacaggttattgaaacctggaattctcaaccatagtggaaattccagcatttactgtgcttttttcccagttcaagcatcaattcagtgggcactctgtaccagggactacacgaggcctggagttctcccaattacagatctctattaccacgtgtgcaaagcACATAAAGGCCagcagaagaaaagtgcccacagataagatggaattactgaaaccgaaagcagccaaagagcatatattactaggaaaaacggtgctcctagaaatggactcatggacatagaaagcaaactgtgtttagcaggcaggaaaggggggattaacagatacaaattagtaaatataaaataaattacaaggacctgctatataacacagggaactatattcaatttcttgtaatgagttatactaaaaacaatctaaaacatatgtatatacatatgcatatgtttataactgaatctctgctctacacctgaaactaacattgtaaattgactacacttaaatagaaaataatttaaaaaataagtaaaaataaaagcaatgccgttaagaaaaaataaaagaacactctaatccccttagctgtatgtggtggagaattctggttgcaagcaccaagtccactggatcactccagcactggctgtcactctttctgaccatcagagagtcccttgcttcactgaggttacttttctcttctgtgaaagaaaggctacagctgcaactaacgatgtatagaatctcatcattcacaagcccaacaagtagtgaggacttcccgtGGGcccggctctggacagaggaaaagatagggtccaagatatattcatgggtagaagaagtttatgccttaaagacattaattcttcctgttttgatagacagattcattgcaattctgattagaattcctaccagatttttcttggaatgtaacaagtgaatttatggtcaagaatagccaagaaatttctttagaaccaccactggggaggggtggataggtcattaatttccactgctctttctgaagtgataaaaacgttctggaataataatggttgcacaactgtgaatatgctaaaagctgctgaattttaccatttaaatggatggacttcatggtgtgtgaactatatcacaataacgctgttatatgaaaaaatatttcttgagaaatatttttctttttataccactactctgtcccacaatttaagaaaaacaagaaaccaatacaaaccaaactctgccaggagctctttaggactgcaatatccctgggtctccaaggcctctggtggtgctgttcctgttaacacacactagctgggctgggcaagTTAGGGACTGTAACGATCTTTtaaaaatcgacggtcacacgtttcacccttggagagggaaggaaggaggatattacagcttcatgccttcagctcatttttaacagaaccaagccctgctttcaccactgtaatccctctcactataaaaacacgtgacatcaacaaacatcgccatcataacacctgaaagtgttcaaggtacttacctgcggcagaaacactgagggaggagacagaagcttgctcagcactcaTTCTCcgttttcccgactccaccaggtgaagctgggcgatacagccagaggctctcagcccggggagcagcacacacgccactgagctggtcctgagggagggtgaaagggaaaggagggcagcccctggggggagggaaagcgggggggggggggacgcgggctgcagccccgctcggaggccagccccagccccaccataAGCAGCCCGCTCCCGTCCGGGTCCGTAGACCACGccagcccgggacacagcccgcccattggtggggacgggcaggcggccaaggagaggaagcccgggaggagaggactcgcgggcgggagaggggaaggggacgccagccttggactgaggggatcccggctgggtgagaggtggcaggtgcacacctggacctggacagctgtgccaggggcgccggggcaggtggtgctgtcacaGGGGTCTGGCcggagcaattcagctgaacacgggctgactggcgcccttgggggctgtgaaaggcggaccaccctcccgcagccgcctgacccctttcccgggagccccccaccttgcacttccacagccagaagccccggccgcaggcaggaaccaaaggcctaccgggcgacagagttgagaagcatttggagCCAATCCCtggctcggacatggagctttcaaccagcggaccacctggcactgactgcgcatgcgcaggagggccatcgatcctctctgggttctgcaagagaaggtgggacagcgagggagggagaagatgggagcgggtggagaggaggggaaaagtggagggatacagatggacaggaagagcagagaagggatggatctggataggggagtgttgtagcggagttggagagataaagctttacctctgggtcACCCCGAgacggcagacctgcctctgtaccattCTGTAACCATtgaagtcccgcagctcatgttttacctccctgatccagccctctatcagatgcttctgcagaaaccctatggggataacacccgttgcccccaagcggagctgggttttctgttgctctgagaaccaagcacccgcaggtgttgtcgctcagaacttccttgggaagagtacatattccacTTTTACACACTGgggaacaggcaggaaggatctctgccttagctccactgtcccaggtgttgggctggcagggagcggtgtggtacaagatcagagctccagacagagcagactgcctgagtgttggtgcgtagtccccatccctcctgggtaaaccatacctcaccctagtggaaacatcaagggctcacagtagttccctgggtgtgggagagctgtcctcatgtgaaggaaaagtccagctgggctaacaagctaagtcacaaatctaagtgtgattagtgtcggtttaatgatctgaattctgctgggctatctcatatatctgaagtttagtgtcagtttattgggctaacaacctaactcgtaattccttgctcaacaagtgtcagtaacgtgatctattacaaatttataagctccagtgtactgattccttgctttttgttctttgagctttattggctaatacccccttacttgtatttaagcctttaaaacctcatgtgcacgtcttgaaggtgctcagaatttcggagcaggagcccctctgagcccaccggcataataattctgagtactccatcACTcagattggtgcttgtttcttggctggcctgtttccataacactcagctccagtgcccagctttctaggtagataggagtgttaccaagtacaaattcattctcttcagtgcaggacaggccaataagtttggaaacaaaATGTTGGGGCATGGAtttgcaagtttctgtagacctagttggcaaactaatgtcctggaaaaccatctccccaagtcacaattcaggctcctttcctacgtgcttggttgttacaaacttcttagtgtaaaAATTCCTtattgttagaatcctttcttcttgcagctatctgcgtgggtcagatccctgtaaacctccaacaaaagaaacgttattgtctattctgcaatttgctatctttaaatgaatgaaaaagtgttaaatatccttaaaggtcagagccttcagaataagctctcctgtgtatttcaggctctaggcaacgattttttacaagcaagatgaagcctaggagacagagcatatggttaaagtcaaaggaacagatctaatatggagtcagattttttctgttctattacccgggcagaagccacttgaggatttaaatctgtttaagttaaaaataactaaaattttaaaggaatttacatacataggtgggaatgtgcaaagcatatctggagaagcacccaaaggatagtaaacagtggcatctccagacagggctgaaagaacagaggatgagggaaaacttctttcaattGTGTATTCTTGTGCTctatatgagtttattttttttaaccatttgcttgcatttctttttcagttaaaaattgtgtaatggagcaaaggagtaactagcttagcaaatacagcagccatggaatcactaagtcatcacttttgatttaagccagaaagcatttattgactctctccaatgtgctcagtcctgttttaagacttcttttattattattattattattattattattattattattattattattatttctagtactattactattactattattttatgaaataataacatggtatacctcacccctgcccatggctggtggaaaaccaactgagtttttattgagttgttttccaaggagtagagataagtttataaacagaacacatcttcagggcaaaacaggcagtgtgctttaccagcaggccagacagcaatgaagggttttcaacagaggcgcccagaagctgagagagaaagcctccaggacactacaaaaagctgaccaaactgccttctccatggcactactgaaataggaaagaacaaatctgactccatatttgatctgttcctttgactttaacaaagccaagttaatatgctccggtcttttcatgtgttatgatgtcacagaggaaacggacaggtcaacaaggaaccactctgccgtgatcaaggagccggggaaagggatgggctgcaagatgtatgaagcagccgcatctgtgcccgtgcttctaggcaggtatccaaaatcgcctcgacaaggtgtcaaacatttgtgcccacgtcctcatcaacagacatgtattaaagacaaatggaaacatataaaaggccaatacccttgctgggtacaccgtccaaagtgcaaagtctcagtttgacaactggccatctcggttccctgggattcattcttggagaaccttaaaaaccacttttCTGTCTTCAAGAactgctgcatatttgtcctatctttggctcagtgatgcagcacgttcaagtgaactttaatgtctgcacagatttgactgtctttctccaggttcatttgtccattccaatgaggcctgagctaagttcaTCCTCTGTAAGGTCtattccctccagggacagctcattgagcctgcaattaaaagccaagtgaacaagactgtcctcagctaaaaagttcacccacccttcagtgtttcttaatctcctctcctgactaattgcaacagactaacacctccctcaccAAGataaccaactatgtcattttgtctccccaaagagaaagtaaggtccataaaagaggagacaactacatagtcacctctgaattcgtagcatatagaaatgtcaataaatagaactatgattatggcttctttcctttaaaacctttcaggttatttgaatgagaccttggaagagaggtgtttgctgtccagtatcttgatccacaagactctggaggcctttttcagaatggctgttcactgattcattcaaaacacaacttatcaatcaaggagtagctgtggttttctgccaggagtttgtggtcactctcatgccagaacagcttcaaactatatccttactttggatttgttatttttcccctcttccaacaaaattgactttccttactttcttgtcttgaggaattttttttttcctatttcaccctttagtaaaccaagatcctcaggatgggcttggcccataatatgaacccccatccaactcctagtgtgagaggcctggggctcacatcttgccctcctgtcaaggcaactgaaaatcagttcaggagcgaaCTAGCACccgagggattctaaggctcgcatatctcccagaaaccctgctttctcatttttcttggcttctgagaatttcccctcactttcttgacaattagttgtgcagcttgaaagatgaggaaggaaggttttatttcttaatcagcattttaaggaacttgtgtaatgaaacttttcacgagtttctagaaccctccattgccaagatagaaaacacactagacattttctaaatttagctctcatgtgcattttttctttgcttttgttttcttaactgttaacagacattttttaattaaaaaaatataaggccccaaaaaggatagaacactgaaggggcaaacaaaattaaagggcaaagacagaaaaatgataactactctaaaaatttaatataatacatacactatgtatcagatcagcacttctcagtaacagctaattgaaacatgaccatgaggtaaaattactctcctgtcaggacatggccaacagaaaaaacaattaaaccaacaaactaatatcctaagtctggcaaggtacagaaggctacaagctaaatgtgtcttcttctggaaaagagggagatacaccggctcttttctgtggagcctgagcccacgggaggacggtgaagtgagctctgtaagtacccaattagcaaactgagtgatgaataaatagacgtgagctttgatgacagagctgatactaatattcatttgtcctgtaaagtatgacttccgttcagtgatcaatacttcggaatcctcaggagttgacattatgggaaaatgcacagcctgggcccagacctcctctttcatctcgtgacactgcacttagatgtcacaaggacacctccaactccacctgcaaagagctgacttcatggtgctcctcccatagccgtcctgcccagggcctctggtagGGGGATAAGGTCTccatgcctctcccaactcaggcccatcactcacagatgtgaatggacccctccttcagggcccagatatcctcagtcaccgagtcccaccacccacacctgagctaccagatactcactgacactcactcagcactgactctgtgctggggaccacgctgcacactgcaaacgttatctcactggatctccacaacagtcctgggaattgggtacatcactgctccaattgattagataaattgtttcacttccttgcgtgcgtcattcaaactgacacggctactgagccacaagcctgggcctgaaaacaacttgaaacttgaacactgctacacctcgcagccaccctactctgactcatcacatcacctcctgccaagccttctaaatgtttctaagcattctacaagacaaaagtgaactacgagatcaccccactctcctacttaaaatctgtcaatgatggtccactgcccttaggagaaagccccaccgggcctgagcaaagcccaacggcccagcatccgcgttccctgcgcggccgcgccgcctcacccactacgcagctctacacgtgccttgtctaggacaaggatgctgactccgcacaacccagggcttgtctcactagaACAATGATcatcttcttcagtgttcatcttcttctttgctgaccctcagaaaaatgttttctcatgatgaatcaatatctttttccttataacttcccatcattgataatgagctccccccaaaagagagaagacctaattgtcagtctccttatctgtaaagtgagaataacaaggaaatatgtgaggttttatgagaaataatattcatgtgaggctgagggacaattccatcatacaataagcactcaatatgtgcttaattaatattaataagaatatattgcatctagcaaccttcaatcaatgttttatgacattgtccaacagactactgacaaactgttggacgatcccctttgagcagatcagcacaagcgtactgggagaggtaagcgctgactccagttgcagctgcagccatcCAGCACtatggggcgggggcagtttgctcaagctcttacatgttgcttgagcatttagttgtcgttattgattaaagacaggtgttctttagtcaaagctcctgaaacttaaatcttcaatgattgatgcaaattaggtttcaagaacaatactctcactagaaattatttgaaaatcatagtcttagctactccgcacatcaaaagggcatgttcttaatgtatctgactaaatacaccaaaagggttgtttaaaagaaattacgatgaagccatcctgaataagctccagtatcatctgcacaaagccccacccaagggtctcatttcacatttccacataggtgttcaggtagcttaacttgggtcttggtttcttataacacggggcggggaatagttgtggatagatttatgtagcaaatatatacctagggtttttgctgttaaggacttctagaaataagaagattgatatatagtcccacccataagaaactcagcatttccatttacagcagcattaaaaataaaatgagagatacatttaacaaaaatttacaagatttgtacattgaaatatttgaagtatcaccaaaataaattttaaaagatctacatatatggaagacatcccattttcatggaatgatagacaatattattaaaaatgttaagactcctcaaaatgatctacatatacagtggaatccctagcaaaattccagctgacttctttgcaaaaattgaaaaactgatcccaaaattcatatggacgtgcaaggggcccaggatagccaaaacaagcTTGCAAAacaagagtaaagttggaggactcactttgaAGGGTAATAAAATTCTATAGTAATATGTCactatgatactggcataagtttggataaataaatctatgagacacaataaaaacccagggggaaaaacttacacttacagacagttttccacaagggggccaaaaacaccccattgaaagaatagtctattcaacaaatggtgcagggacagctgggtatctgcaggcaaaagaatcaatctggaatctgaacacccatattttatataacaaataaaaattaaaacaaaatagatcacagacagaaatgtaaaaattaaacctataaactttctaaaagaagacacagtataaatctttgtggtcctaggataggctttggtttcctggatgcaataccaagagcacaattgatagaagaaaaaagcagataaactggacttcatcaaaattaaaacctttttcttacaaaggatatCATCAATTAAGTGAAATGACGGGGGAAAAGGgtgtctcaagtcagagagtgcgtgcttagcaagaaaaataaaataaatcattacatctaactacatcccctgtaaagaaattgttttaatgtttaaaaatatatagtgaaagacaatgtgcagaatggaagaaaaattttgcaaagcatgtatctaataagagagtagcatccaggatatataatgaatgcttacaactgaacaatacaaggaaatagacacaatttttaaatttaccatgaatttagatacatatacaaatggccaataagcatatgaaaagatgctcagcatcactagccaaatcaaaatcaaaatgagatctcattttacacccactaggatggttataaccaaaacatggacaataacaaatgtcattcaggaggcagagaaacctcttatgcggccaggggaaagggacaatggtgcagcttctttggagaagtctggtatttcctcaaaagcttagagttatatggctcagcaattccactcctatatgtagagtcatccctcaatacccttgggtggttggtttcaggaaccccacaccctggataccataatccaaggatgttcgagtccctttacaatcagccatctggatccatgtagtggaaactacagatatggcgggccaaatgtacagccaacagaatgaaaacatattctcataaaaaatttcacatcaatattcatagcagtatcattcagagtagccaaaagttactaacaatatccatccatcaatgaacggataaacaaatttaccaagaatagacccacaaacttttggtcattgaaactttgacaaaggaggtgagaacatacaatggagtaaagacagcctcttcagcaaatggtgtagggaaaactgcacagctgcatgtaaatcattgaagttagactactccctcacagcatacacaaaaatgaattcaaaatgtgttaaagaattaaacatgtagacaagacactataaacctcttagaaacaaccataggcaaaacatctgacatacatctcagcaatgttttcctagagcagtctactcaagcaatagaaaaacaaccaaaaatatacaagagggatctaattaaacttacaaacttttacacagctaagaaaaccgtaagcaaaacaaaaagacatccaAACTatggaatgggacaaaatatttgcaataaatgaaacagctaggggcttaattcccagaatatgtaaaccgcttttacacttaataagaaagaataacaaacaattcaattcaaaaattagcagaagtcctaaagaaacatttctccaatgaagacgcacaaatggccagtaggcacatgaaaaaatgttcaatatcattatcagagaaatgcaaatcaaaactgctatcaagtatcacctctcactagtcagaatagccatcattcagaagttcacagacaataaatactggagaggctgcggagaattgggaaccctcctacactgtggtgggaatgcagtttggtggagccattgtggaaaaatatatagaggttcatcaaaagacaaaaccttgacctcccaggtgacccagcaatcccactcctgggcatatatccagaaggaaccctaattcaaaaagacacctacgccccaatcttcacagcagcactatttacaatagcaagacatggaaacaaccgaaatgtccactgacagatggctggataaagaggttgtagcatatttgtccaatagactactattcagccataaaataataataaaataatgcc
This window encodes:
- the LOC140701210 gene encoding uncharacterized protein — encoded protein: MSWRTIFPNVKMPVTELEACFQAVHVLGIQKRRLEASEFIQNAVYIHLQQNPERIDGPPAHAQSVPGGPLVESSMSEPGIGSKCFSTLSPGAALLSLSPSLRTSSVACVLLPGLRASGCIAQLHLVESGKRRMSAEQASVSSLSVSAAGPAT